In a genomic window of Melopsittacus undulatus isolate bMelUnd1 chromosome 1, bMelUnd1.mat.Z, whole genome shotgun sequence:
- the CHRAC1 gene encoding chromatin accessibility complex protein 1 has translation MAARLSGGENRLVSLPLSRIRVIMKSSPEVSSINQDALFLTAKATELFVQYLAAYSYKHGKGKEKNALTYSDLSHTAEECETFQFLADILPKKILASKYLKMLEKEKQDGDVGEGEEEDEEEEDEDEAAEDVGS, from the exons ATGGCGGCGAGGTTGAGCGGCGGGGAGAACCGGTTGGTGTCGCTGCCCCTGTCGCGTATCCGTGTGATCATGAAGAGCTCGCCGGAGGTCTCCAGCATCAACCAGGACGCGCTGTTCCTCACCGCCAAAGCCACG gaGCTTTTTGTTCAGTATTTGGCTGCATACTCCTACAAACATGGCAAAGGCAAGGAGAAGAACGCTTTAACTTACAGTGACCTGTCCCATACTGCAGAAGAGTGCGAGACCTTTCAGTTCCTTGCAG ATATCCTGCCAAAGAAGATCCTAGCTAGCAAATATctaaaaatgcttgaaaaagagaagcaagatgGAGACGTGGGTGaaggtgaggaagaggatgaggaggaagaggatgaagatgaAGCTGCTGAAGATGTTGGATCTTAA